Proteins from a single region of Sporosarcina sp. P33:
- a CDS encoding GNAT family N-acetyltransferase, with protein MDYIVRDMAERDCKRVQDIALESWRATYEGIIPREIQDDFLRVAYSDEMMESRLAGSHVFVAEVAGEVVGFADFSPVDETGRTELRAIYFYPQHQGKGMGTALLRKGIEELGGVKEIVVEVEKENIVGKQFYEAKGFKPIREYVDDFAGHSLKTVQMVLTV; from the coding sequence GTGGATTATATCGTTCGTGACATGGCGGAGCGTGATTGTAAGAGAGTCCAGGATATAGCGCTTGAAAGCTGGCGTGCTACGTATGAGGGGATTATTCCGCGTGAGATTCAAGATGATTTTCTTCGGGTGGCTTATAGTGACGAGATGATGGAAAGCCGCTTGGCAGGTTCGCATGTATTTGTTGCAGAAGTGGCTGGTGAAGTCGTTGGGTTTGCAGATTTTTCTCCGGTGGATGAGACGGGAAGGACGGAGTTGCGCGCCATTTATTTTTATCCGCAGCATCAGGGCAAAGGGATGGGGACAGCTCTTTTAAGAAAAGGGATTGAAGAGCTTGGGGGTGTGAAGGAAATTGTCGTGGAAGTGGAAAAGGAAAATATCGTGGGAAAGCAATTTTATGAGGCAAAAGGATTTAAGCCGATCAGAGAATATGTCGATGATTTTGCTGGCCATAGTTTGAAAACAGTCCAGATGGTTCTGACAGTTTGA
- a CDS encoding ABC transporter substrate-binding protein, giving the protein MYRILFSLLLVFMIAGCSDDSGGSGSSSGESTLNIGYNAQPNTIDPHISNTATTTDVSRNIFEQLLSFDENNEVAPLLAESYEISEDGKDVTFKLRKDVKFHNGNEMTADDVVASMERWRSLNGKAIAYLSNSEFVKEDEDTVVLHMDKPLTIVKYILAMSSNFGAIMPKEVIEAADPATGVKEYIGTGPFKFVEWKQDQHIKLAKNEEYTSPSGEASGLVGKREPLVDTIYFHIVKDASTRAAGMQTGEYDLATQILTDNIEQLKTDSNLELHLDPASFLTSVFNKKKGLFTDQKAREAVNLAVNKEEIMTAAYTSDEYYDLEHGLMSENYPAWHNSPLFSVWAAVNRITREGKVLGPEQRCDVITALKSMTIYGAVLNFDEENSGSIEVGKRADFAVLEEDPTSIDPKGIKDIKVLSTFIDGIPVYGQQKIAAT; this is encoded by the coding sequence ATGTATAGAATATTGTTCAGTTTACTTTTGGTGTTTATGATAGCCGGTTGTTCAGATGATAGTGGAGGAAGTGGAAGTAGCAGCGGAGAAAGCACGCTGAATATTGGGTATAATGCGCAGCCGAATACAATAGATCCGCATATTTCAAATACAGCAACCACGACTGATGTGAGCCGTAATATTTTTGAACAGCTTTTGTCATTCGATGAAAACAACGAAGTGGCACCATTGCTGGCAGAGTCTTATGAAATCAGTGAAGATGGAAAAGACGTCACTTTTAAGTTACGCAAAGATGTGAAATTCCACAATGGCAACGAAATGACGGCAGATGATGTGGTTGCTTCAATGGAACGCTGGAGAAGTTTAAACGGAAAGGCAATTGCGTACTTATCGAATTCTGAATTTGTAAAAGAAGATGAGGATACGGTAGTGCTGCATATGGATAAGCCTTTAACGATTGTGAAATATATTCTGGCCATGAGCAGTAATTTTGGCGCAATTATGCCAAAAGAAGTAATTGAAGCAGCTGATCCGGCTACGGGTGTGAAAGAATACATCGGAACGGGTCCTTTCAAGTTCGTTGAGTGGAAACAAGACCAACATATCAAGTTAGCTAAAAATGAAGAGTACACATCGCCTTCAGGTGAAGCGAGCGGATTGGTAGGGAAAAGAGAGCCTTTGGTTGACACGATCTACTTCCATATTGTGAAAGATGCCTCTACCCGTGCAGCAGGAATGCAAACAGGAGAGTATGATTTAGCTACTCAAATTCTGACTGATAATATTGAGCAATTAAAAACAGATTCAAATTTGGAACTCCATCTGGACCCCGCATCATTTTTAACTAGTGTGTTCAATAAGAAAAAAGGACTTTTCACTGACCAAAAAGCAAGAGAAGCTGTAAACTTAGCAGTCAATAAAGAAGAGATTATGACAGCCGCTTATACAAGTGATGAGTACTACGATTTGGAACATGGTTTAATGTCTGAAAACTATCCAGCTTGGCATAATTCACCGTTATTTTCAGTATGGGCGGCTGTAAACCGCATAACGAGAGAAGGAAAGGTGCTAGGTCCGGAACAGCGATGTGATGTTATCACCGCTTTGAAATCCATGACGATATACGGTGCGGTGCTGAACTTTGATGAAGAAAATTCAGGAAGTATCGAAGTAGGAAAACGCGCAGATTTCGCAGTGCTTGAAGAAGATCCGACAAGCATCGATCCGAAAGGTATCAAAGACATAAAGGTACTGTCTACATTTATAGATGGCATTCCTGTATATGGCCAGCAGAAAATAGCAGCTACTTGA